Proteins encoded by one window of Tunturibacter psychrotolerans:
- the lpxB gene encoding lipid-A-disaccharide synthase has translation MFLSAGEASGDHYGAQLLIELRRRHLGLTSFGLGGKEMEAAGLNRVVRAEDVAHMGITEVIRHMPYIYGEYRRLVASIKKRRPDVAVLIDFPDVNFRLARELTKLNIPVIYFVSPQLWAWKPRRLRWVQQRVSRMMVIFPFEEKFYQARGVDAAFVGHPLAELPLPTISREDYAQQHSLNPDKPWIALLPGSRSKEVRLNLPTMLAAAAALGSGYEYIVPVASTLKREWVEQLISASKRGRADSPVHLVPDAREALHHARASVVASGTATVQAAVIGNPFVVVYKVSPLTFRLAKRLVHYPPEIPAPLDADGNLPIAMVNLIAGRRIVPELLQDRFTAENVASVLRPLLNDSPEREQMIADLAEVGQILRPTSKSSSILQVADAVEALLPRNTPAGGRNVPASV, from the coding sequence ATCTTTCTCTCTGCAGGCGAAGCCAGCGGCGACCACTACGGCGCCCAGCTCCTCATCGAACTCCGCCGCCGCCACCTCGGGCTCACCAGCTTCGGCCTCGGCGGCAAAGAGATGGAAGCCGCGGGCCTCAACCGCGTCGTCCGAGCCGAAGACGTCGCCCACATGGGCATCACCGAGGTCATCCGGCACATGCCCTACATCTACGGAGAGTACCGCCGCCTCGTCGCATCCATAAAGAAACGCCGCCCCGACGTCGCCGTCCTCATCGACTTTCCTGACGTCAACTTTCGCCTCGCCCGCGAACTGACGAAACTCAACATCCCCGTGATCTACTTCGTCAGCCCGCAGCTTTGGGCCTGGAAGCCTCGCCGCCTCCGCTGGGTCCAGCAGCGCGTAAGCCGGATGATGGTCATCTTTCCATTTGAAGAAAAGTTCTATCAGGCCCGAGGTGTCGATGCCGCCTTCGTAGGTCATCCCCTGGCCGAACTGCCCCTTCCCACCATCTCGCGCGAAGACTACGCCCAGCAGCACAGCCTGAACCCCGACAAGCCGTGGATCGCTCTGCTGCCCGGCTCGCGATCCAAGGAGGTAAGACTCAACCTTCCGACCATGCTCGCCGCGGCCGCCGCGCTCGGCTCTGGTTACGAGTACATCGTCCCTGTCGCCTCCACCCTCAAACGTGAATGGGTCGAGCAACTTATATCTGCGAGCAAACGCGGCCGCGCAGACTCGCCAGTGCACCTCGTCCCTGACGCCCGCGAAGCCCTCCATCACGCCCGCGCCAGCGTCGTCGCCAGCGGAACCGCCACAGTACAGGCCGCCGTTATCGGCAACCCCTTTGTCGTCGTCTATAAAGTCTCCCCGCTCACCTTCCGGCTGGCAAAACGCCTTGTCCACTACCCGCCGGAGATCCCTGCCCCCCTCGACGCCGACGGCAATCTGCCCATCGCCATGGTTAACCTCATCGCCGGCCGCCGCATCGTCCCCGAACTCCTGCAGGACCGATTCACCGCTGAAAACGTAGCCTCCGTCCTGCGGCCTCTGCTCAATGACAGCCCTGAGCGCGAGCAGATGATCGCCGATCTCGCCGAGGTAGGCCAAATCCTCCGACCAACCTCGAAATCCTCATCCATCCTGCAGGTGGCCGATGCAGTCGAAGCACTTTTACCGAGAAATACTCCCGCAGGTGGCCGAAACGTCCCTGCAAGCGTCTAA
- a CDS encoding 3-hydroxyacyl-CoA dehydrogenase NAD-binding domain-containing protein yields the protein MTEEPVGQPSPEIRRVAIIGAGVAGLSFALACVAAGFDVVLEDVMPANLWRAEAEYSDLSARVAAGSLELAQTVEDAVRTADIAVDFVPDELESKLEIFSMIDRMAPPKTILCTPSYALSITDLASCVYRPERCFAVRGDLVRGDAAVAPLVRLLYPAATQESIVETVRVFLSTLGVAVQVEADPDEPVLRKNASPSVSR from the coding sequence GTGACGGAAGAGCCTGTGGGCCAGCCATCGCCCGAGATTCGCAGGGTTGCGATTATCGGGGCCGGGGTGGCTGGTCTCAGCTTCGCTCTAGCTTGTGTCGCTGCGGGCTTTGATGTTGTTCTGGAAGATGTGATGCCGGCCAATCTGTGGCGCGCTGAGGCGGAGTACTCGGACTTGAGTGCTCGCGTGGCCGCTGGAAGTCTGGAGTTGGCACAGACGGTCGAAGACGCTGTGCGTACGGCTGATATTGCGGTGGACTTTGTGCCGGATGAGTTGGAGTCGAAGCTGGAGATCTTCAGCATGATCGACCGGATGGCACCGCCGAAGACCATCTTGTGTACCCCTAGCTATGCGTTGAGCATCACGGATCTTGCTTCCTGCGTGTATCGGCCGGAGCGATGTTTTGCTGTGCGGGGAGATCTCGTCCGTGGCGATGCCGCGGTGGCACCGCTCGTGCGTCTGTTGTACCCGGCGGCAACTCAGGAGTCGATCGTCGAGACGGTGCGTGTTTTTTTGAGTACTCTTGGAGTTGCGGTCCAAGTAGAGGCCGATCCGGACGAACCTGTCCTGAGAAAGAATGCTTCACCTTCGGTGTCGCGATAG
- a CDS encoding alpha/beta hydrolase yields the protein MKRLLDEFAFDQERLTIRSGGRDLSAVYVRASDDAPVFLICHGIGEQVEYWSGIQELLRSMDVSSLVFNYSGYGASSGRVSVAHCEEDAIAAHRELKDRGHRSIFLLGFSLGSGVVLSVAPRLKIDGVILCQGYSTLREAALAMGFRRWMTYAMPDVWHNLRQLNATTTPVLVVHSDGDQLFPVAMAQRVYEACGKGGELIIVSGFAHDGPVYFPTEAYWRPVVEWAERVSSRITVRELPAGD from the coding sequence ATGAAACGTTTGCTCGATGAGTTTGCCTTTGACCAAGAGCGTCTGACTATTCGCAGTGGGGGTAGAGATCTGTCCGCTGTGTATGTTCGTGCGAGCGATGACGCGCCAGTGTTTCTGATCTGTCACGGGATTGGAGAACAGGTCGAATATTGGAGCGGCATTCAGGAGTTATTGAGGTCGATGGACGTTTCTTCGCTTGTGTTCAATTACTCCGGGTATGGTGCTAGCTCCGGCAGAGTCAGCGTAGCGCATTGTGAAGAAGATGCGATTGCGGCTCATCGGGAGTTGAAGGACCGCGGGCACCGGTCTATATTCCTGCTCGGCTTTTCTCTTGGAAGCGGCGTGGTTTTATCTGTCGCTCCACGGCTGAAGATCGACGGCGTCATTCTTTGTCAGGGATATTCCACGCTTCGTGAGGCGGCGCTCGCGATGGGCTTTCGACGTTGGATGACTTACGCGATGCCGGACGTCTGGCACAACCTCCGACAGTTGAATGCAACGACGACGCCGGTTCTTGTAGTTCACAGCGATGGGGACCAACTGTTCCCGGTGGCTATGGCGCAGCGAGTTTATGAGGCTTGTGGGAAGGGTGGGGAACTGATCATCGTCTCTGGATTTGCACACGATGGGCCGGTCTACTTTCCGACGGAGGCATACTGGCGCCCCGTCGTTGAGTGGGCAGAACGAGTGTCTTCGAGGATCACGGTACGGGAGTTACCTGCAGGAGACTAG
- a CDS encoding pentapeptide repeat-containing protein — MKQAKSPKEFVFHRREPEIHDDLIAVVDAEALFGRDVISVSESLIEGVQFQERNATSLFIEASVVERVNLSNWSFGSIKLADVRLVNCDLGNLEARAMNMVRVEFINCRMTGFRAGKLECQDVLISQGDQRYSQFRFSHFKSSEFESCNFEDADFYGTDLSGTRFRICNLRNAEMSKTKLVDADLRGSVVDGVQMNAEDIRGAVVDASQAMLFAPLLGIRIA; from the coding sequence TTGAAGCAGGCCAAGAGTCCCAAGGAGTTTGTATTCCATCGTCGAGAACCCGAGATTCACGACGATTTGATCGCTGTGGTTGACGCAGAAGCTCTTTTCGGACGGGATGTGATCTCGGTTTCCGAAAGTCTGATCGAGGGAGTGCAATTTCAAGAGCGCAATGCAACGTCTCTCTTCATCGAGGCTTCGGTTGTCGAGCGCGTCAACCTGTCGAACTGGAGCTTTGGTTCGATCAAGCTGGCGGATGTACGCCTGGTCAACTGCGATCTGGGGAATCTCGAAGCCAGGGCAATGAACATGGTGAGGGTGGAATTCATTAACTGCCGAATGACCGGGTTTCGTGCGGGGAAACTGGAGTGTCAGGACGTTCTGATCTCACAGGGTGACCAACGGTACTCTCAATTCCGGTTCTCTCATTTCAAGTCGTCGGAGTTCGAGTCCTGCAACTTCGAGGATGCCGATTTTTACGGAACAGATCTGTCAGGAACGCGGTTCCGGATATGCAATCTTCGAAATGCGGAGATGAGCAAGACGAAGCTTGTCGACGCGGATCTTCGAGGGTCCGTAGTGGACGGAGTTCAGATGAACGCAGAGGATATTCGAGGCGCGGTGGTTGATGCGTCGCAGGCGATGTTGTTTGCTCCGCTTTTGGGCATACGAATCGCGTAG
- a CDS encoding YdeI/OmpD-associated family protein — MALSAVKRFRGVLEPASNGLGWVIVWLPFEIEKTWKKMVRLRVKVEIGGEVFRTSLFGDAVRGGYFVLVNKKMQRAAAAKVGAMVDFAIEPDLDEREAVVTQEFERLLKGQKKLAKWYGEQSESRQRDVGKWLGAVKSVEARQRRAEQVAEWMLLAMEGEKVLPPVIEAAFGRVPAARKGWHAMTLTQRRNSLLAVFHYQSPEAREKRVKKLLEDCLRAVGR; from the coding sequence ATGGCTTTAAGTGCAGTCAAGAGGTTTCGCGGGGTGTTGGAGCCAGCCAGTAATGGGCTGGGGTGGGTGATCGTGTGGCTTCCGTTCGAGATTGAGAAGACATGGAAGAAGATGGTGCGGTTACGGGTAAAGGTCGAAATTGGTGGAGAGGTATTTCGGACATCTTTGTTTGGTGATGCTGTACGGGGTGGGTATTTCGTACTCGTGAATAAGAAGATGCAGAGGGCGGCAGCCGCGAAGGTTGGGGCGATGGTGGACTTTGCGATTGAGCCGGATCTGGACGAGCGCGAGGCGGTGGTGACGCAGGAGTTTGAGAGGTTGCTGAAGGGGCAAAAGAAGTTAGCGAAATGGTATGGAGAACAAAGCGAGTCCAGGCAGCGCGACGTAGGTAAGTGGTTGGGCGCGGTGAAGAGTGTAGAGGCGCGACAGCGGCGGGCAGAACAGGTGGCTGAATGGATGTTGTTGGCGATGGAAGGGGAGAAGGTTCTGCCGCCAGTGATAGAAGCGGCGTTCGGCCGGGTGCCTGCTGCGCGCAAAGGATGGCACGCGATGACCTTGACGCAGCGGCGGAACAGTCTGCTTGCGGTGTTTCACTATCAGAGCCCGGAGGCCCGCGAGAAGCGCGTGAAAAAGCTGCTTGAGGATTGCTTGAGGGCGGTGGGAAGATGA
- a CDS encoding ABC transporter ATP-binding protein, translated as MADEQKPKDPKEETAKKPPADDEVAGKAYDGRLMRRLLTYLKPYKLQTGLSALTIFFKASTDVMGPYLVKVAVDTYMTDTTPAKLSWLARHLSSRPMTGITQIGCLYLGALLLTYVLEFAQTYMMQWTGQKIMFDLRSQIFRHLQRMQPSFFDHNPVGKLVTRVTSDVDALNEMFTSGVLAIFEDIFVLLFIVLIMLRMSWPLALLALSVIPAILYVTKIFRRHVRDSYRRQRAATARINSFTQEYVSGMSIVQLFNRERRAFNDYSSVNAENKQAWTDAIFAYAVYYPVVEFLSSTAIALVIWRGGISALHYLQATQLHELQPLLHALPKASSVVTVGILIAFIQYAQRFFRPIQDLSEKYNILQAAMAASERVFKLLDTEPTIVSPASPVAGDNSGRVEFRNVWFTYQALDEAQSTRVAAATEEELNTFADIEWILRGVTFIVEPDETAAIVGHTGAGKTTITGLMMRFYDIQRGSIRVDGVDVRKQDLKKLRQRFGVVLQDPFLFTGTISDNIRLGSKWITDERLQRAADEVNVGDFIRSLPLQFDEPVRERGATLSTGQKQLISFARALAHEPGILILDEATSSVDTDTELRVRLALSRMITGRTSILIAHRLSTIQRADTILVMHKGQLRERGTHQQLLTERGLYWKLYQLQYRDQELGTGSDSVPLEPLSAD; from the coding sequence ATGGCAGACGAGCAGAAACCGAAGGATCCCAAGGAAGAGACCGCAAAAAAGCCACCTGCGGACGATGAAGTCGCCGGCAAGGCCTACGACGGACGTCTGATGCGCCGTCTCCTTACCTATCTCAAGCCCTACAAACTGCAGACCGGACTCTCCGCTCTCACCATCTTCTTCAAGGCCTCCACCGACGTCATGGGTCCGTACCTAGTCAAGGTCGCCGTCGATACCTACATGACCGACACGACGCCCGCCAAGTTGTCCTGGCTCGCCCGCCATCTCAGCTCGCGCCCTATGACAGGCATCACCCAGATCGGCTGCCTTTACCTCGGGGCGCTCCTCCTCACCTACGTACTCGAGTTCGCCCAGACCTACATGATGCAGTGGACCGGTCAAAAGATCATGTTCGATCTTCGCAGCCAGATCTTCCGTCACCTGCAGCGCATGCAGCCTTCTTTCTTCGATCACAATCCGGTCGGCAAACTCGTCACTCGCGTCACCTCGGACGTAGACGCCCTCAACGAGATGTTTACCTCGGGTGTCCTCGCCATCTTCGAGGACATCTTCGTTCTCCTCTTCATCGTCCTCATCATGCTGCGAATGAGCTGGCCCCTTGCCCTGCTCGCACTCTCAGTCATCCCGGCAATCCTCTACGTCACCAAGATCTTCCGCCGCCACGTTCGCGACAGCTACCGCCGTCAACGCGCCGCCACAGCGCGCATCAACTCCTTCACGCAGGAGTACGTCTCCGGCATGTCTATCGTGCAGCTCTTCAACCGCGAGCGCCGCGCCTTTAACGACTACTCCTCCGTCAATGCCGAAAACAAACAAGCCTGGACCGACGCCATCTTCGCCTACGCGGTCTACTACCCGGTGGTCGAGTTCCTCAGCTCCACAGCCATCGCGCTCGTCATCTGGCGCGGCGGCATATCAGCTCTCCACTACCTTCAGGCCACGCAGTTACACGAGCTTCAACCTCTTCTTCACGCGTTGCCGAAGGCCAGCAGCGTCGTCACGGTAGGCATCCTCATCGCCTTCATCCAGTACGCCCAACGCTTCTTCCGGCCCATTCAGGACCTCAGCGAAAAATACAACATCCTGCAAGCCGCCATGGCCGCCAGCGAACGCGTCTTCAAGCTGCTCGACACCGAACCCACCATCGTCTCCCCTGCTTCTCCTGTAGCGGGCGACAACTCAGGCCGCGTCGAGTTCCGCAACGTCTGGTTCACCTATCAGGCTCTTGACGAAGCCCAGAGCACTCGCGTAGCTGCCGCAACCGAAGAAGAACTCAACACCTTCGCCGACATCGAGTGGATCCTTCGCGGAGTCACCTTCATCGTCGAACCCGACGAGACCGCAGCAATCGTCGGCCACACCGGCGCCGGTAAGACCACCATCACCGGCCTGATGATGCGTTTCTACGACATCCAGCGCGGCAGCATCCGGGTTGACGGTGTTGACGTCCGCAAACAGGATCTAAAAAAACTCCGCCAGCGCTTCGGCGTAGTCCTGCAGGATCCTTTCCTGTTCACAGGTACCATCTCCGACAACATCCGCCTCGGCTCCAAGTGGATCACCGACGAGCGCCTGCAGCGGGCAGCGGACGAGGTTAACGTGGGCGACTTCATCCGCTCTCTTCCCCTACAGTTCGACGAGCCCGTCCGCGAACGTGGCGCAACCCTCTCCACCGGCCAGAAGCAGCTCATCAGCTTCGCCCGCGCCCTCGCCCACGAACCCGGAATCCTCATCCTCGACGAGGCCACCTCCTCAGTCGACACTGACACTGAACTCCGCGTCCGACTCGCGCTCTCCCGCATGATCACCGGCCGCACCTCCATCCTCATCGCCCATCGGCTCTCCACCATTCAGCGCGCCGACACCATCCTCGTTATGCACAAGGGCCAGCTTCGCGAGCGCGGCACCCACCAGCAGCTTCTCACCGAGCGAGGCCTCTACTGGAAGCTCTACCAACTCCAGTACCGTGATCAGGAACTCGGCACCGGCAGCGATTCGGTTCCGCTCGAACCACTCAGCGCCGACTAG
- a CDS encoding ABC transporter permease, whose translation MRALFNVFAQVFRSIGANKLRSFLTMFGIAWGVASLLLLIGLGEGFRSGQRRGLAELGTDVIMMWGGTIPVLPEQHVGMRPYKLTMSDAAAIRAEAPDVRNVTAVINRSDLKQVSDFSSAGGQVLGVELNYPEISNLPIAQGRFLNQEDMAERRQVVILGQRMVGLLFPGRPPLGAVITLNGYRFQVIGVAKKVGRGNNDGSNQRIYIPLTTMQEFFPLTGDNIPQDSISQIQYQPLTEELNETAKSEVHKVIATRHGFDPARKEGFEEWDTIKSNRMVGLIFTAMDVFLGGVGIVTLALGAVGIINIMLVTVTERTKEIGLRKALGATNRSILFQFFLEGLTLTALSGLIGIIGAATLMAALGSVVGNNDMGFDPPRLVPWSAAMAMGTLTLCGIVAGLYPARQAAMLAPVEALRKE comes from the coding sequence ATGCGCGCCCTTTTCAATGTCTTTGCTCAGGTATTCCGGTCGATCGGTGCTAATAAGCTGCGTTCGTTCCTCACTATGTTTGGGATTGCTTGGGGCGTGGCTTCGCTGCTGCTGCTGATTGGGTTGGGCGAGGGTTTTCGCTCGGGGCAGCGCCGTGGGTTGGCAGAGCTTGGCACCGACGTGATCATGATGTGGGGCGGAACGATTCCGGTGCTGCCGGAGCAGCATGTGGGGATGCGTCCGTACAAGCTGACGATGAGCGATGCCGCGGCGATTCGCGCCGAGGCGCCGGATGTTCGGAACGTGACAGCCGTCATCAATCGCAGCGATCTGAAGCAGGTGAGCGACTTTTCGAGCGCGGGTGGACAGGTGCTCGGAGTCGAGCTTAACTACCCGGAGATTTCAAATCTTCCGATCGCGCAGGGAAGATTCCTAAATCAGGAAGACATGGCTGAACGGCGTCAGGTGGTGATCCTCGGGCAGCGGATGGTGGGGCTGCTGTTTCCGGGACGGCCGCCTCTGGGCGCGGTGATCACATTGAATGGCTATCGCTTTCAGGTGATTGGGGTGGCTAAGAAGGTTGGGCGCGGTAATAACGACGGGAGCAATCAGCGGATCTACATTCCCCTGACGACGATGCAGGAGTTCTTCCCGCTCACCGGCGACAATATTCCACAGGATTCGATCTCTCAAATTCAGTATCAGCCGCTGACAGAGGAATTGAACGAGACCGCGAAGTCCGAGGTGCATAAGGTCATCGCGACGCGGCACGGTTTCGATCCTGCTCGAAAAGAAGGATTTGAGGAGTGGGACACGATCAAGTCAAACCGCATGGTGGGACTGATCTTTACTGCGATGGACGTGTTTCTGGGCGGCGTTGGGATTGTGACGCTGGCGTTGGGTGCGGTGGGGATTATCAACATCATGCTGGTGACAGTGACCGAGAGGACCAAGGAGATTGGGCTAAGAAAGGCGCTGGGTGCTACGAATCGAAGCATCCTCTTTCAGTTTTTTCTAGAGGGGCTGACGTTGACGGCACTGAGTGGGTTGATCGGGATTATCGGTGCTGCGACGCTGATGGCTGCGCTTGGTTCGGTGGTGGGGAATAACGACATGGGGTTCGATCCGCCGCGACTTGTGCCGTGGTCGGCGGCGATGGCGATGGGGACGCTGACCCTGTGCGGGATTGTGGCAGGACTTTACCCGGCGAGGCAGGCCGCAATGCTGGCTCCCGTTGAAGCGCTGCGAAAGGAATAA
- a CDS encoding ABC transporter permease, translating to MLSDILGQAIEAMKHNRRRTTITIVGMAWGIATVVLLLAYGAGFGQAFENIFAQFGTNMIGVFPGRTSEQAGGSKAGVQVRLTQDDVERIQETVPGVMRVAPTVDKTVPVQNDLHSFSWDVTGITPELQSIQRLELAEGRAITEADVQQRAHVTVIGSEAKTKLFSGLYPIGEKIRLNGVSFEVVGVMTPKMQEGDDNDINRQVNVPLTTMSDIKDTKYLDGIWMDYKGEPKMVEEALRKTLATAHGYRPSDRRAVFVANIMEQLTQFRIISLGLQVLLSFIGALTLGIAGIGLMNIMLVSVQQRTREIGVEKALGARKRHILMQFLAEALVISGVGGVGGIALAYAVAKGVGRITFYSALASNAEAGDIHLLISPNTVLVATVILVIVGTISGMIPAMKAASLDPIEALRYE from the coding sequence ATGCTGAGCGACATCCTTGGACAGGCTATCGAGGCGATGAAGCATAATCGCCGGCGCACGACAATTACGATTGTGGGCATGGCGTGGGGCATCGCGACAGTAGTACTGCTGCTGGCCTACGGTGCAGGATTTGGTCAGGCGTTTGAGAACATCTTTGCGCAGTTCGGAACGAACATGATCGGCGTGTTTCCTGGACGGACGAGCGAACAGGCGGGTGGATCGAAGGCCGGCGTGCAGGTTCGCTTAACGCAGGATGATGTGGAACGGATTCAGGAGACAGTGCCCGGCGTGATGCGCGTGGCTCCGACGGTGGATAAGACCGTACCGGTGCAGAACGATCTGCATAGCTTTAGCTGGGATGTGACTGGGATTACGCCGGAGTTGCAGTCGATCCAGAGACTCGAGCTTGCGGAGGGACGGGCAATCACTGAGGCAGATGTGCAGCAGAGGGCACACGTGACGGTGATTGGTTCAGAGGCAAAGACGAAACTGTTTTCGGGACTATACCCGATTGGCGAGAAGATTCGGCTGAATGGCGTGAGCTTTGAGGTGGTGGGGGTGATGACGCCGAAGATGCAGGAGGGCGACGACAACGACATTAACCGTCAGGTGAATGTGCCGCTGACGACGATGAGCGATATCAAGGACACAAAGTACCTCGATGGCATCTGGATGGACTACAAGGGAGAGCCAAAGATGGTAGAAGAGGCGCTGCGGAAGACTCTCGCTACGGCGCATGGATACCGGCCGAGCGATCGTCGCGCGGTGTTTGTGGCGAACATTATGGAGCAGTTGACGCAGTTTCGGATTATCTCGCTGGGGCTTCAGGTGTTGCTGTCGTTCATTGGCGCGCTGACGTTGGGAATTGCGGGTATCGGGCTGATGAACATCATGCTTGTGAGCGTGCAGCAGAGAACGCGTGAGATTGGTGTCGAGAAGGCGCTGGGTGCGAGGAAACGGCATATCCTGATGCAGTTTCTGGCCGAGGCGCTGGTGATCTCGGGTGTTGGTGGTGTGGGTGGGATTGCGCTGGCGTATGCGGTGGCAAAGGGAGTGGGGCGGATTACGTTCTATAGTGCGCTGGCCTCGAATGCGGAGGCGGGAGATATTCATCTGCTGATTTCGCCGAACACAGTGCTGGTTGCGACTGTGATCCTGGTTATTGTCGGGACGATCAGCGGTATGATTCCGGCTATGAAGGCGGCGAGTCTGGATCCGATTGAGGCGTTACGATACGAGTAG
- a CDS encoding M1 family aminopeptidase produces the protein MSALFRILRTTSLTALTLCLLTAMVWAAPAKPQLQITSYLINADLDPSVNRLSATADVTFTALEELTTPTFELNNGLQITKVTDAQGHPLESERLTNNSTVRFTLAAPIPKGTSTTFHFTYAGTLKGSETSPVEGIKLASIEDPISILLYPGRWFPMTGLFTNRFTAEMHIRVPSDERVVGSGSGVAAAKSLPGNRTEHTFKWAKPGFPGTIIAGKFLEPITAGNMRVYVTEKHKDHAHDFASLGEREYLFMSGTFGQPESTHMNLVELPDDTVSATWAPEIAAIAGNRIAARNEQRLLSNTLAHQWWGSQVSPATMNDAWITNGMSRYAELMYLEDSSGKNAFQSAITDISAGALAYDTEPLTTIGRLDPFSPQFQSMTLEKGAMVFHMLRWEMGDDVFIKFLRAILSEYADKSVRSSNVQTIAEKQSNLELQAFFAQWLDGTGAPAFADKYSVFRLGDNKGFRTVGAITQDLDLFRMPIELRIETDGKTEIRRVDISGSDSQYSIETFGRPRRISVDPDNWLLKSTPDLAVRVAVLRGQELVAQGDLTGALIEYQKALDANKNSSLAAYRIGEIFFMQRNYQSAANSFRDALRGDGDPKWVEVWSHIELGRIFDVTGQRDRAVNEYRLAVQTNDNTQGAVNEARASMQKPYKREQTEN, from the coding sequence ATGTCCGCTCTCTTCCGCATCCTTCGAACGACATCCCTGACAGCCCTCACGCTCTGTCTTCTCACGGCCATGGTCTGGGCCGCGCCGGCTAAGCCGCAGCTCCAGATCACCAGCTATCTCATCAACGCCGACCTCGACCCCTCGGTCAACCGCCTCAGCGCCACTGCCGACGTCACCTTCACCGCACTCGAAGAACTCACCACCCCCACCTTCGAGCTGAACAACGGTCTGCAGATCACCAAGGTCACGGACGCCCAGGGTCACCCTCTCGAATCCGAGCGCCTCACCAACAACAGCACCGTCCGATTCACGCTCGCGGCGCCAATCCCGAAGGGCACTAGCACGACCTTCCATTTCACATACGCCGGCACCCTCAAAGGCTCTGAAACCAGCCCCGTCGAAGGCATCAAGCTCGCCTCCATCGAAGATCCCATCAGCATCCTGCTCTATCCCGGCCGCTGGTTCCCCATGACCGGCCTCTTCACCAACCGCTTCACTGCCGAGATGCACATCCGCGTCCCATCCGACGAGCGTGTCGTAGGCTCCGGCAGTGGCGTAGCAGCAGCTAAAAGCCTCCCTGGCAACCGCACCGAACACACCTTCAAGTGGGCTAAACCCGGCTTCCCCGGCACTATCATTGCCGGCAAGTTTCTTGAGCCGATCACCGCCGGCAACATGCGCGTCTACGTCACCGAGAAGCACAAAGACCACGCCCACGACTTCGCCAGCCTTGGCGAGCGAGAATATCTCTTCATGTCCGGCACCTTCGGCCAACCCGAATCCACGCACATGAACCTCGTCGAACTGCCCGACGACACCGTCTCCGCCACATGGGCCCCCGAGATCGCCGCGATTGCCGGCAACCGCATCGCCGCCCGCAACGAGCAGCGTCTGCTCTCCAACACTCTTGCCCATCAGTGGTGGGGCAGCCAGGTTTCGCCCGCAACCATGAACGACGCCTGGATCACCAACGGCATGTCACGCTACGCTGAGCTGATGTACCTCGAGGACTCCTCCGGCAAAAACGCCTTCCAGTCAGCCATCACCGATATCTCCGCCGGCGCTCTTGCCTACGACACCGAACCCCTAACCACTATCGGCCGCCTCGACCCCTTCTCTCCTCAGTTCCAATCCATGACTCTCGAAAAAGGAGCCATGGTCTTCCACATGCTTCGCTGGGAGATGGGAGACGATGTCTTCATCAAGTTCCTCCGTGCCATTCTTTCGGAGTACGCCGACAAATCCGTCCGCAGTTCCAACGTTCAGACCATCGCCGAAAAACAGTCCAACCTCGAACTCCAGGCGTTCTTCGCTCAGTGGCTTGACGGCACCGGAGCCCCCGCATTCGCCGACAAGTACTCCGTCTTCCGCCTCGGCGACAACAAGGGCTTCCGCACCGTCGGTGCCATTACCCAGGACCTCGACCTCTTCCGCATGCCGATTGAACTCCGCATCGAAACTGACGGTAAAACCGAGATCCGCCGCGTAGACATCTCCGGCTCCGACTCGCAATACTCCATCGAAACCTTCGGCCGACCCCGTCGCATCAGCGTCGACCCCGACAACTGGCTACTAAAGAGCACTCCTGACCTGGCCGTCCGCGTCGCCGTTCTCCGTGGCCAGGAGCTGGTCGCGCAGGGAGACCTGACCGGCGCCCTTATCGAATATCAAAAGGCCCTCGACGCCAACAAAAACAGTTCGCTCGCTGCATATCGTATCGGCGAAATCTTTTTCATGCAGCGTAACTACCAGTCCGCCGCCAATAGCTTCCGCGACGCCCTCCGAGGCGACGGCGATCCCAAATGGGTCGAGGTCTGGAGCCACATCGAACTCGGCCGCATCTTCGACGTCACCGGCCAGCGCGATCGCGCCGTCAACGAGTATCGTCTGGCCGTCCAGACCAACGACAACACCCAGGGCGCGGTCAACGAAGCCCGCGCCTCCATGCAGAAACCCTACAAGCGCGAGCAGACAGAAAACTAA